The region CTGTGGTTGGCTAGCATCAAGATTCTTGGGCAGGAGATTGTGCCTATTTGTGGGGTATCCCTGCCCGTTGATTTTTGTCTGTGCTGTGCTAGCCAGCATCACAGCAAGAGGGGGTTTTCAGTTGACTTTTTTGGTGGAGCAACAACCCCTCAAGAATATCTTCATTGAGATCTAGCCAATCAATGCATCACCTGCACCCCTAATTTGAAAGTGACTGCGCTCTTCTGTGGTGGCATAGGTCAAACGTGGATACCCTGCGATCGCCCCCGCACTCCTTCGCCCATCCTCATAGATCGACCCCAGGCGTATTATCTGTTACCAAGACTCGATCCTTCTAGGTAAATTCAGAGGACCCGTTGCAGAACCTGTCCCACGCGTGTTTTCACTTCTCGAGATTGCTTGCCATCAAACGCTCAATGCCCCCTCATTCCCTTTGACCATAGCCATCGGCCAGGGTTACCAAGGATACTTTCCCTTGGGGTGTGCGGGGAATTTGCGGCACACGAATCCATTGCTTGGGGCATTTGTAGGCGCTGCATTGCTGTTTGAGCCATGTGTTGAGTTCCTCAGGGGAGGCGTCTCCCACATAAAGGGCAATGACTTGTTCGCCCCAAAGGGGGTCGGCTGCGCCGTAGATGTAGATGTCTTGGATGAGGCCACTGTCAAGGAGTAAAGCCTCTAACTCTTCGGGGTAGATATTCTCGCCGCCACTGATGATTTTGCGGCTGCTGCGTCCCAAAATGTAGAGGCGATCGCCTCGCCATTGAGCGCGATCGTCGGTTGGGAAGATGGCTGAGTCAAAGAACTCAGGGTAATAGCCAAGGGCAAGGGAAGCCGCCTGAATCTGAATCTCACCCGTAGGGGTCAAATCAATCTGGGCATGGGGTAAGACTTGACCACAGGAGCGATCGCCCGCCAAAAATTCCCCCTGTCGCTGGGCACAGATCATACCTGCGGTTTCTGTCATTCCATAGGTGAGACATAAAGGCAATCGCTGCGTTGCCGCCTCCTCTAGCAGTTGTGACCAAGTGGGGCCACCGCCAATAAAAATCCCCCTTAACTTCCCTAACCACGGTAGCGGTTCCGTCAGCACCTGTTGTAGTTGCCGAGGCACGAGAGAAAGCCACAGATCAAGATTGGCAGGTGGTGTGGTTTGCCGTAAGTCCCGTAGATGGCGCGCTAGATAGAGTTCTCCCCCACTCCATAGCGATCGCAGCACAGGCATCAGGCCACTGACATGGTACAAAGGCAAAATACTCAGACAATGAATTGTTAATTGCTGTAAATGACTTTGCAACCCCATCCTCGCC is a window of Thermosynechococcus vestitus BP-1 DNA encoding:
- a CDS encoding 2-succinylbenzoate--CoA ligase, whose product is MLQNLTRIAPHWLWCPHNGQWHSATAILLEQLANDQEQLQQRQPTVLVLAESDPLSFLRGFLAALSTGTPLLLANPQWQSQEWQQLAAILPQNFMAWGTVPPLDPQGSGERLPQGWILIPTGGTQGRLRWAIHTVATLQAARMGLQSHLQQLTIHCLSILPLYHVSGLMPVLRSLWSGGELYLARHLRDLRQTTPPANLDLWLSLVPRQLQQVLTEPLPWLGKLRGIFIGGGPTWSQLLEEAATQRLPLCLTYGMTETAGMICAQRQGEFLAGDRSCGQVLPHAQIDLTPTGEIQIQAASLALGYYPEFFDSAIFPTDDRAQWRGDRLYILGRSSRKIISGGENIYPEELEALLLDSGLIQDIYIYGAADPLWGEQVIALYVGDASPEELNTWLKQQCSAYKCPKQWIRVPQIPRTPQGKVSLVTLADGYGQRE